From a single Osmerus eperlanus chromosome 8, fOsmEpe2.1, whole genome shotgun sequence genomic region:
- the ngs gene encoding notochord granular surface isoform X2 — MSRSPERMSSYRRHFEGAMAGSSSLQVRVSSPSPTRKAVRPRSASYSRSGGSLGRRTLSNSLKSRMTSSVSMRALCFGMGPSLDLDAAAAESQAFLSTRSSERQEMVALNDRLASYIEKVRTLEQQNMLLEAEIDALKSRFVKPSGLRQLYEGQLRELNRIAEQMRVQRGLALAAKEAMSGQLEMLRVKYEEALEARKKAEMEIEAFRPDVDRATSARITLEKQMENLEVELEFLQRVHKEESEELMARIFSSVAKVDMSFALPDLSSALKQIQSQYNSIAAKNLQEMDAWYKSKFQDLTNASTKHAQSVRSVRQEIAGHKKDILNRERDLESLRTRNESLESQIRDAVERFKREEEKLQERIEAVKLELKVTKEKIALLLREYQELLNIKMALEIEITTYRKLIEGEDSRLSSMVQSLTLDAGGEGALTISASSASLAVGSTPDVANPTMIAMGTRGRDDLGGAPSNGSVEVMSSESQTESYAEELTERKTVLIRTVKTDEDTLERDTQERTITISGAAAEDED; from the exons ATGAGTCGCAGCCCAGAAAGGATGTCGTCTTACCGCCGTCATTTCGAGGGCGCGATGGCCGGCTCCTCTTCCCTCCAGGTGAGAGTCTCCAGCCCCTCTCCTACCCGCAAGGCCGTGCGCCCGCGCTCCGCCAGCTACAGCCGCAGCGGGGGATCCCTCGGGCGGAGGACTCTTTCCAACTCCCTCAAATCCCGCATGACCAG CAGTGTGAGCATGAGGGCCTTGTGCTTCGGCATGGGGCCGAGCCTGGACCTGGACGCGGCTGCTGCAGAGAGCCAGGCCTTCCTCAGCACGCGCTCCAGCGAGAGGCAGGAGATGGTGGCCCTCAATGACCGCCTGGCCTCTTATATTGAGAAG GTGCGCACGCTGGAGCAGCAGAACATGCTGCTGGAGGCAGAGATTGATGCCCTGAAGAGCCGCTTCGTGAAGCCGTCGGGCTTGAGGCAGCTGTACGAGGGCCAGCTCAGGGAGCTCAACAGGATTGCTGAGCAGATGAGAGTCCAGAGG GGCCTGGCTTTGGCAGCGAAGGAGGCCATGTCCGGCCAGTTGGAGATGCTGAGGGTGAAATATGAAGAAGCTCTGGAAGCCAGGAAGAAGGCTGAGATGGAGATCGAAGCGTTCCGCCCG GATGTGGACAGAGCGACCTCCGCCCGCATCACTCTGGAGAAGCAGATGGAGAACCTGGAGGTGGAACTGGAGTTCCTGCAGAGAGTTCATAAGGAG GAAAGTGAGGAGTTGATGGCCAGAATCTTCTCCTCTGTGGCCAAGGTGGACATGAGCTTTGCTCTTCCTGACCTCTCATCCGCACTCAAGCAGATTCAGTCCCAGTACAACAGCATCGCCGCCAAGAATCTACAG GAAATGGATGCCTGGTACAAGTCAAAGTTTCAGGACCTCACGAACGCGTCTACTAAACACGCACAGAGCGTTCGAAGTGTGAGACAGGAAATTGCTGGTCACAAGAAAGAC atcctaaacagggagagagatttgGAGTCGTTGAGGACAAGGAACGAGTCACTAGAGTCTCAGATCCGGGATGCAGTTGAGAGGttcaagagggaggaggagaaattgCAG GAGCGTATTGAGGCAGTGAAGCTGGAGCTGAAGGTGACCAAGGAGAAGATCGCTCTGCTGCTGAGAGAGTATCAGGAGCTGCTCAACATCAAAATGGCGCTGGAGATTGAGATCACCACCTACAG GAAGCTGATTGAGGGTGAGGACAGCCGTCTTAGCAGCATGGTCCAGAGCCTGACCCTGGACGCCGGTGGCGAAGGAGCCTTGACCATCAGTGCTAGCTCCGCCTCCCTTGCTGTTGGCTCCACCCCTGATGTTGCTAACCCCACTATGATCGCCATGGGGACGAGGGGCAGAGATGATCTGGGCGGGGCTCCCAGTAACGGTTCGGTggaagtgatgtcatcagagagccagacagagagcTACGCGGAAGagttgacagagagaaagacagtgctCATCAG AACAGTTAAAACAGACGAGGACACACTGGAAAGGGACACACAGGAGCGCACTATCACCATCTCTGGAGCCGCCGCCGAAGATGAAGACTAG
- the pgm3 gene encoding phosphoacetylglucosamine mutase isoform X2 — MYHFAHLEKLAVLRFAPSFRPDPRTGMAQFEEVSRKSALHTKPEGLVLQYGTAGFRTSARLLDHVMFRMGLLATLRSRKTRAIIGVMVTASHNPEEDNGVKLVDPMGEMVASAWEGYATVLANAEQDTLVAALEDVIEREAISMDQQASVFLGRDTRSSSDSLSQAVLDGVSALGGQSRDYGKVTTPQLHYMVCCQNTQGRYGDATVEGYYQKLSRAFIQLTKNVSNRTDDQKHLLVDGANGIGALKVCELERYLQQELKLSLVNDGSSGKLNHLCGADYVKMQQKAPAGVEMRAGERSCSFDGDADRIVYYYRDSAGSFHLLDGDKIATLISTYLKDLLTQAGLDLQIAVVQTAYANGSSTDYLENTMKVKVKCTKTGVKHLHHAAQEFHIGVYFEANGHGTVLWSCCGCVSAVVVVFQALWSCCGCVSGAVQCSSRRQDPAAVSGPQHQRREEESSVPAPEHG; from the exons ATGTACCATTTTGCTCACCTGGAGAAGCTGgctgtgctccgttttgctcctagcTTCAGACCTGACCCCCGGACCG GAATGGCGCAGTTCGAGGAAGTATCCCGGAAGTCCGCTCTCCACACCAAGCCAGAAGGCCTAGTGCTGCAGTACGGCACGGCAGGGTTCAGGACCAGCGCCAGACTCCTCGACCACGTCATGTTCCGCATGGGCCTGCTGGCCACGCTGCGCTCCAGGAAGACCCGAGCCATCATAGGAGTCATGGTCACCGCGTCACACAACCCTGAG GAGGATAATGGGGTTAAGCTGGTGGACCCTATGGGGGAGATGGTGGCCTCGGCATGGGAAGGCTATGCCACCGTGCTGGCCAACGCTGAGCAGGACACACTCGTTGCGGCTCTGGAGGACGTCATCGAGAGAGAAGCCATCAGCATGGACCAGCAGGCCAGTGTCTTCCTGGGCAGAGACACTAG AAGCAGCAGCGATAGCCTATCACAGGCAGTGTTGGATGGAGTTTCTGCCCTCGGAGGTCAGAGCAGAG ATTATGGCAAGGTGACGACACCCCAGCTTCACTACATGGTGTGCTGTCAGAACACACAGGGTCGCTATGGAGACGCTACAGTCGAGGGCTACTACCAGAAGCTGTCTCGGGCCTTCATCCAACTCACCAAGAAT gtgtctAACCGTACAGACGACCAGAAACACCTCCTGGTGGATGGGGCTAACGGGATCGGGGCTCTGAAAGTATGTGAGCTGGAGAGATACCTTCAGCAGGAGCTCAAGCTCTCCCTAGTCAACGACGGCAGCAGCGGGAAACTCAACCACCTGTGTGGAGCAGACTATGTCAAGATGCAGCAGAAAGCACCTGCAG GTGTGGAGATGAGGGCAGGGGAGCGCTCCTGCTCCTTTGACGGGGATGCAGACCGGATCGTCTACTACTACAGAGACTCAGCAGGGAGCTTCCATCTGCTGGACGGAGACAAGATCGCCACACTCATCAGCACCTACCTGAAGGAcctgctcacacag GCTGGGCTGGACCTGCAGATAGCTGTGGTGCAAACAGCATACGCTAATGGGAGCTCCACAGACTACTTAGAAAATACCATGaag GTGAAGGTGAAGTGCACCAAGACGGGAGTGAAGCACCTCCACCACGCAGCTCAGGAGTTCCACATCGGGGTCTACTTTGAGGCCAACGGCCATGGAACT gtgttgtggtcatgttgtggttgtgtttcagctgttgtggttgtgtttcaggcgctgtggtcatgttgtggttgtgtttcaGGTGCTGTTCAGTGCAGCAGCAGAAGACAGGATCCTGCAGCTGTCTCAGGACCCCAACATCAAcgacgagaggaagagagcagcgTTCCTGCTCCAGAACACGGTTGA
- the ngs gene encoding notochord granular surface isoform X3 yields MSRSPERMSSYRRHFEGAMAGSSSLQVRVSSPSPTRKAVRPRSASYSRSGGSLGRRTLSNSLKSRMTSSSVSMRALCFGMGPSLDLDAAAAESQAFLSTRSSERQEMVALNDRLASYIEKVRTLEQQNMLLEAEIDALKSRFVKPSGLRQLYEGQLRELNRIAEQMRVQRGLALAAKEAMSGQLEMLRVKYEEALEARKKAEMEIEAFRPDVDRATSARITLEKQMENLEVELEFLQRVHKEESEELMARIFSSVAKVDMSFALPDLSSALKQIQSQYNSIAAKNLQEMDAWYKSKFQDLTNASTKHAQSVRSVRQEIAGHKKDILNRERDLESLRTRNESLESQIRDAVERFKREEEKLQERIEAVKLELKVTKEKIALLLREYQELLNIKMALEIEITTYRKLIEGEDSRLSSMVQSLTLDAGGEGALTISASSASLAVGSTPDVANPTMIAMGTRGRDDLGGAPSNGSVEVMSSESQTESYAEELTERKTVLIS; encoded by the exons ATGAGTCGCAGCCCAGAAAGGATGTCGTCTTACCGCCGTCATTTCGAGGGCGCGATGGCCGGCTCCTCTTCCCTCCAGGTGAGAGTCTCCAGCCCCTCTCCTACCCGCAAGGCCGTGCGCCCGCGCTCCGCCAGCTACAGCCGCAGCGGGGGATCCCTCGGGCGGAGGACTCTTTCCAACTCCCTCAAATCCCGCATGACCAG CAGCAGTGTGAGCATGAGGGCCTTGTGCTTCGGCATGGGGCCGAGCCTGGACCTGGACGCGGCTGCTGCAGAGAGCCAGGCCTTCCTCAGCACGCGCTCCAGCGAGAGGCAGGAGATGGTGGCCCTCAATGACCGCCTGGCCTCTTATATTGAGAAG GTGCGCACGCTGGAGCAGCAGAACATGCTGCTGGAGGCAGAGATTGATGCCCTGAAGAGCCGCTTCGTGAAGCCGTCGGGCTTGAGGCAGCTGTACGAGGGCCAGCTCAGGGAGCTCAACAGGATTGCTGAGCAGATGAGAGTCCAGAGG GGCCTGGCTTTGGCAGCGAAGGAGGCCATGTCCGGCCAGTTGGAGATGCTGAGGGTGAAATATGAAGAAGCTCTGGAAGCCAGGAAGAAGGCTGAGATGGAGATCGAAGCGTTCCGCCCG GATGTGGACAGAGCGACCTCCGCCCGCATCACTCTGGAGAAGCAGATGGAGAACCTGGAGGTGGAACTGGAGTTCCTGCAGAGAGTTCATAAGGAG GAAAGTGAGGAGTTGATGGCCAGAATCTTCTCCTCTGTGGCCAAGGTGGACATGAGCTTTGCTCTTCCTGACCTCTCATCCGCACTCAAGCAGATTCAGTCCCAGTACAACAGCATCGCCGCCAAGAATCTACAG GAAATGGATGCCTGGTACAAGTCAAAGTTTCAGGACCTCACGAACGCGTCTACTAAACACGCACAGAGCGTTCGAAGTGTGAGACAGGAAATTGCTGGTCACAAGAAAGAC atcctaaacagggagagagatttgGAGTCGTTGAGGACAAGGAACGAGTCACTAGAGTCTCAGATCCGGGATGCAGTTGAGAGGttcaagagggaggaggagaaattgCAG GAGCGTATTGAGGCAGTGAAGCTGGAGCTGAAGGTGACCAAGGAGAAGATCGCTCTGCTGCTGAGAGAGTATCAGGAGCTGCTCAACATCAAAATGGCGCTGGAGATTGAGATCACCACCTACAG GAAGCTGATTGAGGGTGAGGACAGCCGTCTTAGCAGCATGGTCCAGAGCCTGACCCTGGACGCCGGTGGCGAAGGAGCCTTGACCATCAGTGCTAGCTCCGCCTCCCTTGCTGTTGGCTCCACCCCTGATGTTGCTAACCCCACTATGATCGCCATGGGGACGAGGGGCAGAGATGATCTGGGCGGGGCTCCCAGTAACGGTTCGGTggaagtgatgtcatcagagagccagacagagagcTACGCGGAAGagttgacagagagaaagacagtgctCATCAG TTAA
- the pgm3 gene encoding phosphoacetylglucosamine mutase isoform X1, with protein MAQFEEVSRKSALHTKPEGLVLQYGTAGFRTSARLLDHVMFRMGLLATLRSRKTRAIIGVMVTASHNPEEDNGVKLVDPMGEMVASAWEGYATVLANAEQDTLVAALEDVIEREAISMDQQASVFLGRDTRSSSDSLSQAVLDGVSALGGQSRDYGKVTTPQLHYMVCCQNTQGRYGDATVEGYYQKLSRAFIQLTKNVSNRTDDQKHLLVDGANGIGALKVCELERYLQQELKLSLVNDGSSGKLNHLCGADYVKMQQKAPAGVEMRAGERSCSFDGDADRIVYYYRDSAGSFHLLDGDKIATLISTYLKDLLTQAGLDLQIAVVQTAYANGSSTDYLENTMKVKVKCTKTGVKHLHHAAQEFHIGVYFEANGHGTVLFSAAAEDRILQLSQDPNINDERKRAAFLLQNTVDLINQTVGDAISDMLLIEAVLAIRGMTIQQWDSIYTDLPNRQLKVKVAERGVIVTTDAERRTLSPAGLQETIDSLARKYGQGRAFVRPSGTEDIVRVYAEAANQESADALAYEVSLAVHRLAGGVGEEPKPPQ; from the exons ATGGCGCAGTTCGAGGAAGTATCCCGGAAGTCCGCTCTCCACACCAAGCCAGAAGGCCTAGTGCTGCAGTACGGCACGGCAGGGTTCAGGACCAGCGCCAGACTCCTCGACCACGTCATGTTCCGCATGGGCCTGCTGGCCACGCTGCGCTCCAGGAAGACCCGAGCCATCATAGGAGTCATGGTCACCGCGTCACACAACCCTGAG GAGGATAATGGGGTTAAGCTGGTGGACCCTATGGGGGAGATGGTGGCCTCGGCATGGGAAGGCTATGCCACCGTGCTGGCCAACGCTGAGCAGGACACACTCGTTGCGGCTCTGGAGGACGTCATCGAGAGAGAAGCCATCAGCATGGACCAGCAGGCCAGTGTCTTCCTGGGCAGAGACACTAG AAGCAGCAGCGATAGCCTATCACAGGCAGTGTTGGATGGAGTTTCTGCCCTCGGAGGTCAGAGCAGAG ATTATGGCAAGGTGACGACACCCCAGCTTCACTACATGGTGTGCTGTCAGAACACACAGGGTCGCTATGGAGACGCTACAGTCGAGGGCTACTACCAGAAGCTGTCTCGGGCCTTCATCCAACTCACCAAGAAT gtgtctAACCGTACAGACGACCAGAAACACCTCCTGGTGGATGGGGCTAACGGGATCGGGGCTCTGAAAGTATGTGAGCTGGAGAGATACCTTCAGCAGGAGCTCAAGCTCTCCCTAGTCAACGACGGCAGCAGCGGGAAACTCAACCACCTGTGTGGAGCAGACTATGTCAAGATGCAGCAGAAAGCACCTGCAG GTGTGGAGATGAGGGCAGGGGAGCGCTCCTGCTCCTTTGACGGGGATGCAGACCGGATCGTCTACTACTACAGAGACTCAGCAGGGAGCTTCCATCTGCTGGACGGAGACAAGATCGCCACACTCATCAGCACCTACCTGAAGGAcctgctcacacag GCTGGGCTGGACCTGCAGATAGCTGTGGTGCAAACAGCATACGCTAATGGGAGCTCCACAGACTACTTAGAAAATACCATGaag GTGAAGGTGAAGTGCACCAAGACGGGAGTGAAGCACCTCCACCACGCAGCTCAGGAGTTCCACATCGGGGTCTACTTTGAGGCCAACGGCCATGGAACT GTGCTGTTCAGTGCAGCAGCAGAAGACAGGATCCTGCAGCTGTCTCAGGACCCCAACATCAAcgacgagaggaagagagcagcgTTCCTGCTCCAGAACACGGTTGACCTCATCAACCAG aCAGTGGGTGATGCCATCTCAGACATGTTGTTGATAGAGGCTGTGCTGGCCATCAGGGGCATGACTATTCAACAGTGGGACTCGATCTACACAGACCTGCCCAACAGGCAGCTCAaagtcaag gtggcagagcgggggGTGATCGTCACCACGGACGCTGAGAGGAGGACCCTGAGCCCTGCAGGACTACAGGAAACCATTGACTCCCTGGCCAGGAAGTACGGGCAGGGACGCGCCTTCGTACGGCCGTCTGGGACGGAGGACATCGTCAGGGTGTATGCAGAAGCAGCCAatcag gagagtGCAGACGCCCTGGCCTATGAAGTTAGTCTAGCAGTACACCGCCTTGctgggggagtgggagaggagccCAAACCTCCTCAGTag
- the ngs gene encoding notochord granular surface isoform X1 translates to MSRSPERMSSYRRHFEGAMAGSSSLQVRVSSPSPTRKAVRPRSASYSRSGGSLGRRTLSNSLKSRMTSSSVSMRALCFGMGPSLDLDAAAAESQAFLSTRSSERQEMVALNDRLASYIEKVRTLEQQNMLLEAEIDALKSRFVKPSGLRQLYEGQLRELNRIAEQMRVQRGLALAAKEAMSGQLEMLRVKYEEALEARKKAEMEIEAFRPDVDRATSARITLEKQMENLEVELEFLQRVHKEESEELMARIFSSVAKVDMSFALPDLSSALKQIQSQYNSIAAKNLQEMDAWYKSKFQDLTNASTKHAQSVRSVRQEIAGHKKDILNRERDLESLRTRNESLESQIRDAVERFKREEEKLQERIEAVKLELKVTKEKIALLLREYQELLNIKMALEIEITTYRKLIEGEDSRLSSMVQSLTLDAGGEGALTISASSASLAVGSTPDVANPTMIAMGTRGRDDLGGAPSNGSVEVMSSESQTESYAEELTERKTVLIRTVKTDEDTLERDTQERTITISGAAAEDED, encoded by the exons ATGAGTCGCAGCCCAGAAAGGATGTCGTCTTACCGCCGTCATTTCGAGGGCGCGATGGCCGGCTCCTCTTCCCTCCAGGTGAGAGTCTCCAGCCCCTCTCCTACCCGCAAGGCCGTGCGCCCGCGCTCCGCCAGCTACAGCCGCAGCGGGGGATCCCTCGGGCGGAGGACTCTTTCCAACTCCCTCAAATCCCGCATGACCAG CAGCAGTGTGAGCATGAGGGCCTTGTGCTTCGGCATGGGGCCGAGCCTGGACCTGGACGCGGCTGCTGCAGAGAGCCAGGCCTTCCTCAGCACGCGCTCCAGCGAGAGGCAGGAGATGGTGGCCCTCAATGACCGCCTGGCCTCTTATATTGAGAAG GTGCGCACGCTGGAGCAGCAGAACATGCTGCTGGAGGCAGAGATTGATGCCCTGAAGAGCCGCTTCGTGAAGCCGTCGGGCTTGAGGCAGCTGTACGAGGGCCAGCTCAGGGAGCTCAACAGGATTGCTGAGCAGATGAGAGTCCAGAGG GGCCTGGCTTTGGCAGCGAAGGAGGCCATGTCCGGCCAGTTGGAGATGCTGAGGGTGAAATATGAAGAAGCTCTGGAAGCCAGGAAGAAGGCTGAGATGGAGATCGAAGCGTTCCGCCCG GATGTGGACAGAGCGACCTCCGCCCGCATCACTCTGGAGAAGCAGATGGAGAACCTGGAGGTGGAACTGGAGTTCCTGCAGAGAGTTCATAAGGAG GAAAGTGAGGAGTTGATGGCCAGAATCTTCTCCTCTGTGGCCAAGGTGGACATGAGCTTTGCTCTTCCTGACCTCTCATCCGCACTCAAGCAGATTCAGTCCCAGTACAACAGCATCGCCGCCAAGAATCTACAG GAAATGGATGCCTGGTACAAGTCAAAGTTTCAGGACCTCACGAACGCGTCTACTAAACACGCACAGAGCGTTCGAAGTGTGAGACAGGAAATTGCTGGTCACAAGAAAGAC atcctaaacagggagagagatttgGAGTCGTTGAGGACAAGGAACGAGTCACTAGAGTCTCAGATCCGGGATGCAGTTGAGAGGttcaagagggaggaggagaaattgCAG GAGCGTATTGAGGCAGTGAAGCTGGAGCTGAAGGTGACCAAGGAGAAGATCGCTCTGCTGCTGAGAGAGTATCAGGAGCTGCTCAACATCAAAATGGCGCTGGAGATTGAGATCACCACCTACAG GAAGCTGATTGAGGGTGAGGACAGCCGTCTTAGCAGCATGGTCCAGAGCCTGACCCTGGACGCCGGTGGCGAAGGAGCCTTGACCATCAGTGCTAGCTCCGCCTCCCTTGCTGTTGGCTCCACCCCTGATGTTGCTAACCCCACTATGATCGCCATGGGGACGAGGGGCAGAGATGATCTGGGCGGGGCTCCCAGTAACGGTTCGGTggaagtgatgtcatcagagagccagacagagagcTACGCGGAAGagttgacagagagaaagacagtgctCATCAG AACAGTTAAAACAGACGAGGACACACTGGAAAGGGACACACAGGAGCGCACTATCACCATCTCTGGAGCCGCCGCCGAAGATGAAGACTAG